The DNA sequence aaaGGTCCTTGCAACATAATTCATTTTCACGGAATTCTAATGAACTTTATGAAAATAACCATGGCGTCACGTTTTGATGAGTAAATAGACAAATggtcataaatttttagttgtgagaTCATTACATTAATTAGATTAAAGTTAAACGAGTattactacaattttctctttccaaaaagaTTATTACTTTCATCTCTACCTCCAAGATTATATTAATTGGgttattaattttgattatacTAATCAAACACATAGATTAGTATTTGCAGTGTACgcgtttttctttttcatacacTTTCCGTGGGTCTAAATTAGTTTTCAAGTTCTTAGAACACGTTTTTTGGTCTTTACTCATCTGCCTTTTCAACTCAATTCAAACTTCCCAGCTGGGTTTTCTCTGGGTTAACTCGGATTTTGCTTTCAAGGCTCTGCTGGGTTTGCTCTGTTTTTTGCTGGGTTTTCGTTGATAGTGACAAAGATGATCAAGAAGTGGAAGTTCAGCATGTTGAAGGACCGGTTGGGGTTGCTGGGTGTGGTGGTGGTCTGCTTGCTGATTCAGAATCTGGGTTTTTGTTGGGGTTTGAATGATGAAGGTATGGGATTGATTTGAGCTGCTGGTTACTGTTTGTGTCCCGAGAAAGTGAAGGAAAATTGAAACGAAAGATGGTTGTTTTTCTTGTGCAGGTTTGGCGCTTTtgaggtttagagagagagtagagagcgACCCTTTTGGTGCTTTGGCGAACTGGAACGATGAGGATGGAGAGGTTGATCCCTGCTCGTGGTTCGGGGTCGAATGCTCGGATGGAAAAGTTGTGGTTTTGTGAgtacttttttctcttttctttctttctttcttttctttctatacAATCTACTAATTCAAGTTATTGAGGAGCTTAATTACTTAAGAAGATATTAATTTGAAGACTGGAATGCTCAAAAGTCTTTACTTTTGCCTCTTGATTCAAGGACATAACCGAAGTTCGAAAAGGAATAGTGTCGTTTCTTCTTGTATAATTTACACTTTGTGtgtgtttggggggggggggggggggtgctcTTAACCAGTTGAACAACGTTCTCGATTTTGATTTACCGATGAATTTTgttagtaattgaaatttttagtgcCAAGTAATCAATATTATCTTATGAGGTTTTAGAACAGCATGTCTATAGGTGTCGAAGGGGCCTAATATGATCGTTGGGCGATATCGTGAATTCTATGAAAGAAAGTCAAAACCGGGAACTCAAAGACTTGAggacttcattttttttcaagctATGATTCATTGTACTTAATAGGTGATTTCAATTTGCTGATTTTGCCCAACTGATTCTAAAGTTAGATGTAATATGATATGCAGGAACTTGAAAGATCTTTGTCTTGGAGGAACGTTATCACCTGAGCTCGGGAAACTTGTCCACATAAAGTCTATGTAAGCGTTTTTGTATCGTTGCTTTGATCTGTAATGATTAATAGTAAATTTCTTTGAGCTCTCTCTGGTGAATCCTGCTAAAGTGAAATTTTTCTTCAGTATTTTGCGCAACAACTCCTTCACGGGGATCATTCCTGGAGAGATCGGCGGGTTGAAGGAATTGGAAGTGTTAGATTTAGGATACAATAACTTCAGTGGACCGCTTCCAGCTGACCTTGGCAGTAATTTTTCATTGGCAATCCTGTAGGGTGATCTGTCAAACAATTGAATTCTTTTCTTAATCATTTTTTCGACGTATGTATAGTAACTCAGTTTTCTGCTCACATTGCAGCCTACTTGACAACAACCGGCTTCTTGGCACCTTATCTCCTGAAATTTACAATCTGGGGTTGCTTTCCGAATTTCAAGTTGATGAGAATCAGCTTTCTGGTGCGGGCAGAGAAGCATCTTGCAACGAAAGATCTAATTCATGGTATGTGATTACAATTGAGGCGTTGCAGGACTAATGATCTAGGAAAATGAGTCTTATTACCTTCTGTCGTGCGTATTCTAGTGTCAATTATATGCCTCTTACTTTAGTCTTGTTTTCTTTGCTAGGAACCTCGCTCATACTGAACACTTTGTTCATGGGAGAATGCTGCGAGCGGCAAAACTCTCTTCTCCAACGGATGGATCATCACCACAAGTTTCTGAAAATTTTTCTAGCTTGCAACCACGGGAATCCAACACACCACCACCATCGCTAAAAGTTGCAGAACCTTCTGGTTATGCTCCAGCACCTTCCCCAGATACTGATGTTCCACTTGCACCATCAAACAACTTAAGTCCAACTTCTGCCCCTGCCCCATCTGCTTCTCCACCTTCACTTTCTGCTCCGGTGCCTGCCTTCCCAGGAAATTCCAGAAGTGAAACTTTCATAACGAAGCATAAAGCCGCAATATTAATTGGAGGCATAGGTGGTGGTGCTTGTTTTGTTATAATTTCATTCATCTTTTTGTATCTCTACAAGACCAACAAGGTAGCTACTGTCAAGCCTTGGGCCACAGGGTTAAGCGGACAGCTACAGAAAGCCTTCGTAACCGGTAAGGCTTATTTGACAACAGAAAAAGATGATCTCTGCCATCAGTTAGACACATTGTGCGTGTTGCAAGTT is a window from the Pyrus communis chromosome 16, drPyrComm1.1, whole genome shotgun sequence genome containing:
- the LOC137720455 gene encoding probable inactive receptor-like protein kinase At3g56050, which codes for MIKKWKFSMLKDRLGLLGVVVVCLLIQNLGFCWGLNDEGLALLRFRERVESDPFGALANWNDEDGEVDPCSWFGVECSDGKVVVLNLKDLCLGGTLSPELGKLVHIKSIILRNNSFTGIIPGEIGGLKELEVLDLGYNNFSGPLPADLGSNFSLAILLLDNNRLLGTLSPEIYNLGLLSEFQVDENQLSGAGREASCNERSNSWNLAHTEHFVHGRMLRAAKLSSPTDGSSPQVSENFSSLQPRESNTPPPSLKVAEPSGYAPAPSPDTDVPLAPSNNLSPTSAPAPSASPPSLSAPVPAFPGNSRSETFITKHKAAILIGGIGGGACFVIISFIFLYLYKTNKVATVKPWATGLSGQLQKAFVTGVPNLKRSELEVACEDFSNVIGSSPIGTVYKGTLSSGVEIAVASLVEPSANYCWTTNLELQFRKKIEKLSKLSHKNFVSLIGYCEEEEPFTRMMVFEYAPNGTLFEHLHIKEAEHLDWRMRLRIAMGMAYCLEYMHQLNPPIAHNNLNSGSIQLTEDYAPKVSEFSFSNETAEAEKELYSIELLSIPLANRESNVYSFGVILFEMVTGRLPYAVDNVSLEDWGADYLRGDQPLREMVDPTLESFHEEQLEQIGEVIRSCVRPDPKQRPPMREVTARLREITGVTPDGASPKLSPLWWAELEVMSHDGS